In Papilio machaon chromosome W, ilPapMach1.1, whole genome shotgun sequence, a single genomic region encodes these proteins:
- the LOC123723089 gene encoding uncharacterized protein LOC123723089, with protein sequence MSPMIIRKVVQPTMSRIYQQLLPIASPPILCLLDQGSQASFVTESTVQLLGLKRTSSKRVISGLGGDPSASIRCTSMVMIKIQSRIDPSFQINVEAFVMKKLTTVLPERKIKEQSVDFMSPMALADPSFNVPNKIDLLLGAEVYSQILLEGIVKDPSSHVVAQNTRLGWILSGQLKTISHSETLNNCHNIVSLHSFHSNENELLRRFWELESEPQTNLNKKQLTPDEQKCEDLFLATTKRDESGRYIVRLPFKSDNPSCKYSGSRDIALKRFLMLEKRLMRNPDLKAQYSEVINEYLQLNHMERVPEECKNDSFAVYLPHHAVVRNDKTTTKVRVVFDASCAGSNGISLNNDLMVGPSLQPELRHIIMRWRCYRICLTADIIKMYRQVKVANEDADFQRIYWRENPDAELQHLRHLRVTFGTSSAPYLAVRSLQQLAYDEGSDFPLIKDKVLSEFYMDDLMSGCESTEDGLEIYKQLTEMLRRGGFQLQMWSSNSSSLMNLIKEGQDVNNVREIKLDEVAKILGLTWNKVTDEFEYTVNLPPLETPVTKRKVISDIARLFDPLGFLAPVITTAKIFIQRLWLCGIGWDEELPASLLIDWLEYRKDLCNLTNFHIPRWIESSSDDQIMELHGFSDASNLAYAAVVYARVVDSEGNVHTNLVASKTKIAPIKTLSIPRLELCGAVLCAKLLHEVAAVLKIPKHYIHAWTDSSVVLAWLGSHPSRWKTFIANRVSEILTLMEGAQWSYVASKDNPADCASRGVKPSVCEELQLWKKGPSWLQNKNIEYKIRNIEDTKLEERKTTLKCFMLTERDEDLLSRISKLNKLIRAGFTVTPLDAPLDSALLDSARLNSGAPKNDISTARFAAVRQSCTNRYKMNGNANSTKLTLGKKGKAKNTDEEFCGWTESDKLEALVSLHMLVQQPLSRLWDPPLAEDNFNGSLSML encoded by the exons ATGTCTCCAATGATAATAAGGAAGGTAGTTCAGCCCACCATGTCGAGAATTTACCAGCAACTACTTCCAATAGCGAGTCCACCAATATT GTGCCTGCTAGACCAGGGATCTCAGGCTTCGTTTGTGACGGAGTCCACAGTTCAGTTGTTAGGCTTGAAACGCACATCCAGTAAGAGAGTAATTTCAGGTTTAGGCGGTGATCCTAGTGCCTCTATTAGGTGCACTTCAATGGTTATGATTAAAATTCAATCCCGCATAGACCCCAGCTTCCAAATTAATGTGGAAGCTTTTGTTATGAAGAAACTCACTACTGTCTTACCCGAACGAAAGATTAAAGAGCAATCCGTTGATTTTATGTCGCCTATGGCCCTTGCAGATCCTTCTTTCAATGTACCGAACAAGATAGATCTGCTTCTTGGAGCCGAAGTTTATAGCCAGATATTGTTAGAAGGAATAGTCAAGGATCCGTCCAGTCATGTAGTTGCTCAAAACACCAGACTGGGTTGGATCTTATCTGGTCAACTTAAAACAATCAGCCATAGCGAAACTCTCAACAACTGTCACAATATAGTTAGTTTGCATTCATTCCATTCAAATGAGAATGAACTTCTTCGTAGATTCTGGGAGTTAGAATCAGAACCACAaactaatttgaataaaaaacagttAACACCTGATGAACAGAAATgtgaagatttatttttagctaCAACTAAGCGTGATGAATCAGGTCGTTATATAGTGCGCTTACCGTTTAAATCTGACAATCCAAGTTGTAAGTATAGTGGGTCCAGGGATATTGCATTGAAGCGGTTTCTCATGTTAGAGAAACGGCTAATGAGAAATCCTGATTTGAAAGCACAATATTCAGAAGTCATAAACGAATATCTTCAATTAAATCATATGGAAAGAGTTCCCGAGGAATGCAAAAACGATAGTTTTGCTGTATATTTACCGCATCATGCAGTAGTACGCAATGATAAGACAACCACTAAAGTTCGTGTTGTGTTTGACGCATCTTGTGCAGGAAGTAATGGTATTTCTTTGAATAATGATCTAATGGTAGGACCATCCTTACAGCCCGAATTGCGTCATATTATAATGCGTTGGCGTTGTTACAGAATCTGTTTAACTGCtgacataataaaaatgtacaggCAGGTGAAGGTGGCCAATGAAGACGCAGATTTTCAGCGCATTTACTGGCGAGAGAATCCAGATGCTGAACTTCAGCATCTCCGTCATTTGAGAGTGACATTTGGTACTTCTTCCGCTCCCTACCTAGCCGTTCGGTCGCTTCAACAGTTAGCTTATGATGAGGGTTCAGATTTTCCATTGATAAAGGATAAAGTGTTGTCTGAATTTTACATGGATGATCTTATGTCTGGATGTGAAAGTACTGAAGATGGCTTAGAAATCTACAAACAATTGACAGAAATGTTAAGGCGTGGTGGGTTCCAACTTCAGATGTGGTCAAGTAACAGTTCTAGcctaatgaatttaataaaggaAGGTCAAGATGTGAACAATGTTAGAGAAATCAAACTAGATGAAGTTGCAAAAATTTTAGGATTAACATGGAATAAAGTAACTGATGAATTTGAATATACTGTCAACCTTCCTCCGCTGGAAACCCCAGTAACAAAACGTAAGGTTATCTCGGATATAGCCCGACTGTTTGATCCCCTTGGTTTTTTGGCTCCAGTCATAACGACTGCCAAGATCTTTATACAGCGGTTGTGGTTATGTGGCATTGGATGGGATGAAGAACTGCCAGCTTCTTTGCTTATAGACTGGTTGGAGTATCGAAAGGATCTTTGTAACCTTACCAACTTTCATATACCTCGTTGGATTGAAAGTAGTAGCGACGATCAAATCATGGAATTGCACGGGTTTTCAGATGCATCCAATTTAGCGTACGCCGCTGTAGTTTATGCACGAGTTGTAGATAGTGAGGGCAATGTTCACACTAATTTAGTAGcttctaaaacaaaaattgctCCTATTAAGACGCTATCTATTCCTCGTTTGGAATTGTGTGGAGCTGTGTTATGTGCGAAGCTTCTTCATGAAGTTGCTGCTGTTCTGAAAATTCCTAAGCATTATATTCACGCATGGACCGATTCTTCCGTTGTTTTGGCCTGGTTGGGGAGTCACCCAAGTCGATGGAAGACGTTCATCGCAAATAGAGTGTCGGAAATACTTACCTTAATGGAAGGAGCACAGTGGTCATATGTAGCATCTAAAGATAACCCCGCTGATTGCGCGTCTCGCGGTGTTAAACCATCAGTTTGTGAAGAATTACAGCTCTGGAAAAAGGGACCCAGTTGgctgcaaaataaaaacatagaatataaaattaggaaTATAGAAGAcactaaattagaagaaagaaaaactacattaaaatgCTTTATGCTTACCGAAAGGGACGAAGATTTGTTGTCAAGAATTtccaaactaaataaattaatcaga gCTGGTTTTACAGTCACGCCGCTAGACGCGCCGTTGGACAGCGCGCTGTTGGACAGCGCGCGTTTGAACAGCGGTGCACCAAAAAACGACATTAGTACGGCGCGTTTCGCTGCTGTGAGACAGTCGTGTACAAACAGATACAAAATGAACGGCAATGCG aaTTCTACAAAGCTGACATTAGGTAAGAAAGGTAAAGCAAAGAATACGGATGAGGAATTCTGTGGTTGGACAGAGTCTGACAAACTGGAGGCTTTGGTGTCACTGCATATGTTGGTCCAGCAGCCACTTTCACGTCTGTGGGACCCACCACTAGCTGAAGACAACTTT AATGGTAGCTTATCCATGTTATAA
- the LOC123723090 gene encoding condensin complex subunit 1-like: MVREIEVSLASTEEDAGGMGTEQGAARNYGAFLLELTKELPKEMIKAISTLQPYLETDESYTLRITVLGMMCEVVSVELRGEGLGEEQRVQRDDFLDDLYDHMHDLSAYVRHKVLQFWSRLQRENNVPVSRQHAVLERAIGRLKDKAALVRKAAIQLLKVFLECNPFSAQLKLDVLEEQLANEQKILDDLQKKLNPGPDPELIKKWDKIEKDIVDTIKEKMDTLTQDEPELSQATVENLYDAIRRSLKEKNYFKAYLIVKHTERQYPDAKLLRCDMPKSDQIDYFVALLRNIYIIPDRRQSISSTQQCDNEIALYKRVEEKESIVAFLQESVHFCRMISEAVPLVNSLLMSKQAGDVSEAIDFFTTAHHFNIESAKVGVANMLLLVWSPDQDKRESVERAYREMYLECDTRAERARAFTIAKNLVTLVTHVDLGSALALQHLIDKWVTKEDITPSIIQVFWEMFLKKIDGTTDEDSYAALSLLTMISKAKPSVALANLEVIQTHGLTGDYNTRNFCVQLLTSLSKKEQRYPVDHSIMKSVFDSLMEVFNKFKKFTSFAANSIDLIYAICDTPDVLCEKLLVEMYKKIEKVPVKDKESEEEINVPMELLIRFVFTLGHIALQQLIYLDITVYSELRKRNQVREERKAEEKRKKKAGVGSATPARRGRCDDLRRQTLMNASNASASSRGQRSASVLSNKASTVNTTMTEEEAGLEGAVADDADAEYVRAVCERDVVAGGAALARYTPLLRWLLTNTRASPRAQAAAALTYTRFMLVSSSVCEEGLQLIVTVLKKSKNVSLRTNLTIAFADLTLRFPNLTQPWTHHIYDILSDEELEVRQCAVKMLSFLVLHEMVRVKGQIADMALCCADKDSRVTAMTRLFFKQLSQKGNALYNVMPDIISRLSDPELNVPEEQYRYIMKYITSLIQKDRQMEALIEKLCQRFKLSTEERQWRDLAYCLSLFTYNERSLRKLIENMDCYKDKLHCPGVMESFTALMNHTSKMAKNEIKALVTELGDKIEECFAVRDAEEGDRDGSDGADKHAAPKPTPRKAPRRGRRRSTSSSVEENEPPNKPPQTPQSVRKSRRKPATKNKTRAADSEDSGMCFITVISVYNSKIVMKKYLKLLYGSPHNVRGLVKIFIENTTTTHV, encoded by the exons Atg GTGCGTGAAATAGAAGTATCGTTAGCATCAACGGAAGAGGATGCAGGAGGTATGGGTACTGAGCAAGGCGCCGCCAGAAACTACGGCGCCTTCCTACTGGAGCTTACTAAAGAACTGCCCAAAGAAATGATTAAGGCCATTTCAACATTGCAGCCATATTTAGAAACTGATGAG AGTTACACGCTGCGTATAACAGTGTTGGGCATGATGTGTGAGGTGGTGAGTGTGGAGCTGCGCGGCGAGGGATTGGGGGAGGAGCAGCGCGTGCAGAGAGACGACTTCCTCGATGACCTCTACGACCACATGCACGACCTCTCCGCATACGTCCGTCATAAG gTACTTCAGTTCTGGTCGCGGTTACAAAGAGAGAACAATGTACCAGTGAGCAGACAGCACGCGGTGCTGGAGCGAGCCATCGGACGACTCAAAGATAAAGCTGCTTTAGTCAGGAAAGCGGCTATACAACTGCTTAAG GTTTTCCTTGAATGCAATCCATTCTCTGCACAGTTGAAGTTAGATGTTTTAGAAGAACAATTAGCAAATGagcagaaaatattagatGATCTCCAAAAGAAACTCAATCCAGGGCCGGATCCGGAACTAATAAAGAAATGGGACAAAATCGAGAAAGATATCGTGGATACGATAAAAGAGAAAATGGATACACTTACGCAAGACGAGCCTGAACTGTCGCAGGCGACGGTTGAGAATTTATATGATGCAATACGTCGcagtttaaaagaaaagaattattttaaagcttatttaatagttaaacATACAGAAAGGCAGTATCCAGATGCTAAACTACTCAGATGTGATATGCCTAAAAGTGATCAG ATTGATTACTTCGTCGCATTACTTCGTAACATTTACATAATCCCCGACCGTCGACAATCTATATCATCAACGCAGCAATGCGATAACGAGATAGCGTTATACAAACGTGTGGAAGAGAAGGAGAGCATCGTAGCCTTCCTGCAGGAGTCGGTACACTTCTGTAGGATGATATCGGAGGCTGTGCCTCTTGTGAATTCTTTATTAATGTCTAAACAAGCTGGAGATGTGAGTGAGGCCATCGACTTCTTCACGACAGCTCATCACTTCAACATAGAGTCTGCTAAAGTGGGTGTAGCTAACATGTTACTGCTTGTATGGTCACCAGATCAA GACAAACGTGAATCAGTAGAGCGAGCGTACAGAGAGATGTATCTGGAATGTGACACTCGGGCGGAGCGCGCGCGCGCATTCACCATCGCTAAGAACCTTGTCACCTTGGTGACACACGTCGACCTCGGCAGTGCACTGGCTCTACAACATCTCATTGACAAGTGGGTCACTAAAGAAGACATCACTCCATCTATTATACAG GTGTTTTgggaaatgtttttaaagaaaatcgaTGGTACAACAGACGAGGACAGTTACGCGGCTCTCTCTTTACTGACTATGATCTCTAAAGCCAAGCCATCGGTTGCTCTTGCTAATCTAGAAGTCATACAAACACATGGACTTACCGGCGATTATAATACAAGAAATTTTTGCGTACAATTACTAACGTCACTATCTAAGAAGGAACAAAGATATCCAGTAGATCACTCCATTATGAAATCCGTATTTGATAGTTTAATGGAAGTAttcaataagtttaaaaagtttacttCGTTTGCGGCGAACTCTATTGATCTTATATACGCTATATGTGATACCCCGGATGTACTCTGTGAAAAACTATTGGTTGAGATGTATAAGAAAATTGAGAAAGTTCCAGTGAAAGATAAGGAGAGTGAGGAAGAAATTAACGTCCCAATGGAACTCTTGATTCGATTTGTGTTCACGCTGGGTCATATCGCGCTGCAACAACTCATATATCTTGATATCACCGTCTACAGCGAGCTTAGGAAACGCAATCAG GTGCGAGAAGAGAGGAAGGCGGAGGAGAAACGTAAGAAGAAAGCGGGAGTGGGGTCCGCGACTCCCGCACGTCGCGGCCGCTGCGATGACCTGCGCCGGCAGACACTCATGAACGCCAGCAACGCCAGCGCCTCCTCGCGCGGTCAGCGCTCCGCTAGTGTACTCTCTAATAAGGCATCAACG GTGAACACAACGATGACGGAGGAGGAGGCGGGGTTGGAGGGTGCGGTGGCGGATGACGCGGATGCGGAGTACGTACGCGCGGTGTGCGAGCGCGACGTGGTGGCAGGTGGCGCCGCGCTGGCTCGCTACACGCCGCTACTGCGCTGGCTGCTCACCAACACCCGGGCTTCGCCCCGCGCCCAGGCCGCCGCCGCACTCACATACACCAG ATTTATGCTGGTGTCGAGCAGTGTGTGTGAAGAAGGCCTGCAACTTATCGTCACAGTTCTAAAGAAATCTAAGAACGTATCGCTCAGAACAAACCTGACTATAGCCTTCGCAGATCTCACTCTACGTTTCCCAAATCTCACGCAACCTTGGACGCATCATATTTACGATAT cTTGAGTGATGAAGAACTCGAGGTGCGTCAATGCGCTGTCAAGATGCTGTCATTTTTAGTACTACACGAGATGGTGCGTGTCAAAGGTCAGATAGCAGACATGGCGCTGTGCTGCGCTGACAAGGACTCGCGCGTCACCGCCATGACACGCTTGTTCTTCAAGCAACTGTCACAGAAAGGCAATGCACTCTATAATGTTATGCCAGACATTATATCAAGACTCAGTGATCCAGAATTGAATGTGCCTGAAGAACAGTACAGATATATCATGAA atATATAACATCACTTATACAAAAAGACAGACAAATGGAGGCTCTCATAGAAAAGTTATGTCAGCGGTTCAAATTATCAACAGAAGAAAGGCAATGGCGAGATTTGGCGTACTGTTTGTCACTGTTCACATACAACGAGCGCTCGCTCAGGAAGTTGATAGAGAACATGGACTGCTACAAGGACAAACTGCACTGCCCCGGTGTCATGGAGTCCTTCACTGCACTCATGAACCACACCTCCAAAATGGCCAAGAATGAAATAAAG GCATTAGTAACAGAGCTAGGCGACAAGATAGAAGAATGTTTTGCTGTGCGGGACGCAGAGGAGGGCGACAGAGACGGCAGTGATGGCGCCGACAAGCATGCAGCACCTAAACCTACACCCAGGAAGGCGCCCCGCCGCGGCAGGAGACGGTCTACCTCCAGCTCTGTTGAGGAG aatGAGCCACCGAACAAACCACCGCAAACACCACAGTCAGTAAGGAAATCACGAAGGAAACCTGCCACGAAAAACAAAACTCGAGCAGCTGATTCAGAAGACTCAGGTATGTGTTTTATTACAGTTATAAGTGTTTATAATTCCAAAATAGTGATGAAGAAATAtctaaaat tactgTACGGATCACCTCACAACGTACGCGGCCTggtaaaaattttcattgaaaacaCTACTACTACACATGTTTAG
- the LOC123723382 gene encoding ADP-ribose pyrophosphatase, mitochondrial-like, with the protein MILQHVKARCGIYPRSTIQRFAVPDDKVPWTVEYKEYNPPNYTSPSIHGKPWADPDIDEPNFKPTWNSIDGNVNRKSHMSNYTIANGYPMNPVGRTGICGRGVLGRWGPNHAADPVVTRWKKQAESDMKITETPILQFIAIKRGDTGEWALPGGMVDPGEKVAVTAVREFQEEAMNSLAATEDKSEWKQKFKNFFNGGVEVYSGYVDDPRNTDNAWMETVAYNFHDHDGTTVGALKLNAGDDAVGVRWVDITPNIKLYASHKDIVSEVYKRLLE; encoded by the exons ATGATTTTACAACATGTAAAAGCTCGCTGCGGTATTTACCCTAGATCTACAATACAGAGATTTGCAGTTCCTGATGATAAAGTGCCCTGGACCGTTGAATATAAAGAATACAATCCTCCAAATTACACATCACCATCAATTCATGGCAAACCATGGGCAGATCCCGATATTG ATGAGCCTAACTTCAAGCCAACATGGAACAGTATAGATGGAAATGTGAATAGAAAAAGTCACATGAGCAACTACACTATAGCTAACGGTTACCCAATGAATCCTGTTGGTAGAACTGGAATATGTGGTAGAGGAGTACTTGGACGATGGGGTCCAAATCATGCAGCAGATCCTGTTGTTACACGCTGGAAAAAACAAGCTGAAAGTGACATGAAAATTACTGAAAC ACCAATTCTACAATTCATAGCAATAAAACGTGGTGATACTGGAGAATGGGCCCTGCCTGGTGGTATGGTTGATCCTGGAGAAAAAGTAGCAGTGACTGCTGTCAGAGAGTTTCAAGAGGAAGCTATGAATTCTTTAGCGGCTACTGAAG ATAAATCGGAatggaaacaaaaatttaaaaacttctttaACGGTGGAGTGGAAGTGTACAGTGGATATGTTGATGATCCCAGAAACACTGATAATGCTTGGATGGAAACAGTTGCATACAACTTTCATGATCATGATGGCACTACTGTTGGTGCTCTCAAACTGAATGCTGGTGATGATGCAGTAGGAGTTCGTTGGGTTGATATTACtccaaacattaaattatatgcaaGTCACAAAGATATTGTATCAGAAGTGTATAAAAGAttacttgaataa
- the LOC123720942 gene encoding high mobility group protein 20A-like, with amino-acid sequence MESEPVQPSELQIIKTEDTTKTCNEQETLQSTIPPSNNENDPDPGSNVAIVKDPQKPSPKKPKKRKLKVPRDVTAPRQPLTGYVRFLNECRDQLRAEQPELGFAELTRQLASEWSKLPTEEKQHYLDAADQDKERYIKEWAEYKKTDAYKEFHKQQMEQKDPVLATKKVKHNPPSETNQQNIVPGAPQPIANMLYNHKMFLLLQQDSQLHHGLSHALLQQCLKVDDLNGGDTDIPIFTDQFLQHNKLRESELRQLRKANSDYEQQNAILQRHAEEVSAATTRLRAETTAAAERTAALVAHRRALVAALVHALQSLAIPLQNGASGATEGNIEEYMDKLHALVTENKNNPIVKQARDILTRKSSARAPRSDVSIRK; translated from the exons atGGAGTCAGAGCCTGTGCAGCCATCTGAGTTGCAAATTATCAAAACTGAAGATACAACAAAAACATGCAACGAACAAGAAACGTTACAATCGACGATTCCTCCTTCGAATAATGAAAACGATCCTGACCCTGGATCAAATGTAGCTATTGTAAAAGATCCACAAAAACCATCTCCGAAAAAGCCAAAAAAACGCAAACTTAAGGTTCCACGCGATGTTACAGCTCCAAGACAACCACTTACTg GCTATGTTAGGTTCCTAAATGAGTGCAGGGACCAACTGAGAGCTGAACAACCAGAACTAGGTTTTGCGGAGCTGACGCGCCAGTTGGCCAGTGAATGGAGTAAATTGCCCACTGAAGAGAAACAACATTATCTTGATGCTGCAGATCAAGACAAAGAACG ATACATAAAAGAATGGGCTGAATATAAAAAGACAGATGCATATAAAGAATTCCATAAACAACAAATGGAACAAAAAGATCCTGTACTTGCTACTAAAAAAGTTAAGCATAATCCCCCTAGTGAAACAAACCAACAGAATATAGTTCCTG gtGCACCTCAACCTATTGCGAACATGTTGTACAACCACAAAATGTTCCTATTGTTGCAACAAGACAGCCAACTCCACCACGGCCTAAGCCATGCATTACTCCAGCAATG TTTAAAGGTTGATGATTTGAATGGTGGTGATACAGATATACCTATTTTCACTGATCAGTTTCTTCAACACAACAAACTGAGGGAATCAGAACTTAGGCAACTAAGGAAAGCAAACTCTGATTACGAACAACAG AATGCAATACTTCAAAGACATGCTGAGGAAGTGAGTGCAGCGACAACACGACTGCGTGCAGAGACAACTGCAGCAGCGGAGCGCACAGCAGCGCTAGTTGCACACCGGCGAGCGCTTGTCGCAGCCCTAGTACACGCCCTACAGTCACTTGCGATACCATTACAAA ATGGAGCAAGTGGTGCAACTGAAGGAAATATTGAAGAATACATGGATAAATTACATGCATTGGTgacagaaaacaaaaataacccAATTGTAAAACAAGCTCGTGATATTTTAACCAGAAAGTCGAGCGCCCGCGCACCGCGTTCGGACGTGTCTATacgcaaataa